In the Maribacter sp. MJ134 genome, one interval contains:
- a CDS encoding TonB-dependent receptor plug domain-containing protein — translation MNLNKVLAFMLCTFLTGSIFGQENYEVPDSILTQDLDEVIVTATRTVRQLSSVPLPVTLISKKQLQRTGVIRLDEILNEQTGIITVADESGFNGVQIQGIASDYVMILINGVPLVGRSSGNFDLSRLTVGNIKQIEVVKGPSSSLYGSEALGGVINIITEDPKDEELHGEAAYRFASFNTHDANFNLDQKLGKFGYSFFVNTLHSDGYDLRPETAGQTVEPFNNYTFNAQFFYDFTNDLRLFTSGRYYQQNQNASLVLSDEVFEGSTDLDEANIHLRLDDNAGAKLQLQYEFYYTNYKASELLASPITDDVFSQSDFDQNLLRPEIRATYTIKDENNLTLGVGYNHENLDRTFFDDKVIFNSQYAFAQYDFYPLERVNVILGARFDNHSEYQSQFSPKASVNWKLNDEISIKGSMGYGFKAPDFRQLYFDFTNSAVGYTVLGYNVAVEKVRELDAQGQIIDILFPLSDLKEPLEAERSIGYNLGASYRKGKVKLNVNLFRNEFTNLIDTRAIARLTNGQNVFSYVNFDEIYTTGAEFDVDYKLTEHISLAGGYQLLFAKDKQKKVALERGEVFARDPRTLQTVVLDNSDYFGLVNRSRHTANFKIFYEIPKWDFNMNFRVNYRSKYGLFDGNGNGIIDDFDTSFVNGYALSNIALNKTFASKYTLQVGANNLFDYRDEENIPGLAGIQLFTRINYQF, via the coding sequence ATGAATCTAAATAAGGTTTTAGCCTTTATGCTTTGTACGTTCTTAACGGGCTCCATTTTTGGTCAGGAGAATTACGAGGTTCCAGATTCTATACTTACCCAAGATTTAGACGAGGTCATTGTCACCGCAACACGTACCGTTCGTCAGCTCTCGTCTGTTCCACTTCCCGTAACACTTATTTCAAAGAAACAATTACAACGTACAGGTGTTATTAGACTTGATGAAATCTTGAACGAGCAGACGGGAATAATCACGGTAGCTGATGAAAGTGGATTTAATGGTGTACAGATTCAAGGTATTGCTTCGGATTATGTTATGATTTTAATAAACGGGGTGCCTTTGGTAGGGCGCTCCTCGGGCAATTTTGATTTGAGTCGTTTAACCGTAGGGAATATAAAACAGATAGAAGTGGTTAAAGGGCCATCTTCTAGTTTGTACGGTTCAGAGGCATTAGGGGGTGTAATTAACATTATTACCGAGGACCCCAAAGATGAAGAATTACACGGAGAAGCAGCATACCGGTTCGCCTCTTTTAACACGCATGATGCTAACTTTAATCTTGACCAAAAGCTAGGTAAATTCGGCTATTCTTTCTTCGTCAACACGCTACATAGCGATGGCTACGACTTAAGACCTGAAACAGCTGGACAAACGGTAGAACCTTTTAATAATTATACATTTAATGCTCAGTTTTTCTATGACTTTACGAACGATTTAAGATTATTTACTTCCGGCAGGTACTACCAACAAAACCAGAATGCCTCTCTGGTTTTAAGTGATGAGGTATTCGAAGGTAGCACGGACCTTGATGAAGCAAATATACACTTAAGGCTAGATGATAATGCAGGAGCTAAATTACAGTTACAGTATGAATTTTATTATACGAATTATAAAGCTTCTGAGCTGCTTGCAAGCCCTATTACTGATGACGTTTTTAGCCAAAGTGATTTTGACCAGAATCTATTGCGCCCAGAAATAAGAGCAACATACACGATAAAGGACGAAAATAATCTCACATTAGGAGTAGGTTATAATCACGAAAACCTAGACCGAACCTTCTTTGACGATAAAGTCATATTCAATTCCCAATATGCCTTTGCCCAGTACGATTTCTATCCCTTGGAAAGAGTAAACGTAATTTTAGGTGCCCGCTTTGATAATCATAGTGAATACCAATCGCAGTTTAGTCCTAAAGCTTCCGTCAATTGGAAACTTAATGATGAAATTTCCATAAAAGGGTCAATGGGCTATGGGTTTAAAGCTCCTGATTTTAGGCAGTTGTATTTTGATTTTACCAACTCTGCAGTAGGCTATACGGTGCTAGGGTATAACGTTGCAGTAGAAAAAGTACGGGAGTTAGATGCACAAGGGCAAATCATAGATATCTTATTTCCGCTGTCAGATTTAAAAGAACCTTTGGAGGCAGAGCGTTCTATTGGTTATAATTTGGGTGCTTCCTACAGAAAAGGGAAAGTAAAACTAAATGTAAATCTATTTAGAAATGAGTTTACAAACCTTATTGATACGCGTGCTATTGCTAGATTGACTAATGGGCAAAATGTCTTTAGCTACGTCAATTTTGATGAGATCTATACAACGGGAGCTGAATTTGATGTGGATTATAAACTCACCGAACATATTAGTCTTGCTGGGGGTTATCAGTTACTTTTCGCCAAGGATAAACAGAAAAAGGTGGCTTTGGAACGGGGTGAGGTTTTTGCACGCGACCCGCGGACGCTGCAAACCGTGGTCCTAGATAATTCCGATTATTTTGGACTCGTGAACCGTTCCAGGCACACCGCCAACTTTAAAATATTCTATGAAATTCCAAAGTGGGATTTCAATATGAACTTCAGAGTAAATTACCGAAGTAAATACGGTCTTTTCGATGGTAATGGTAATGGCATAATCGATGATTTTGACACCTCATTTGTTAATGGCTATGCCTTATCCAATATCGCCTTGAACAAAACTTTTGCCAGCAAATATACCTTACAGGTGGGGGCTAATAATCTCTTTGATTATAGGGATGAAGAAAATATACCCGGTCTCGCCGGAATACAATTATTTACAAGAATTAACTATCAATTTTAA
- a CDS encoding DUF6607 family protein produces the protein MIKKNLIVLIFATLSIPTFAQQDKKEQDANAIKEMCGCFEVTFNFAETFNYSNDSLYKPSKSKVDKALEWAQLVSDEDGKVVIQHLLQVGNPAKPMVVKHWRQDWLYENTDLYTYNGDNHWNYEKKSDADVAGQWTQKVYQVDDSPRYEGTATWVHVDGKSFWENTTPAPLPRREYTTRGDYNITMRGNRHEITENGWAHDQDNAKIIRKEGEEDVVLAKEKGYNTYVKVLDARCQAAADWWMKEQGKWASVRNKWDEVFSRNQDLVLAEKVDNKVLYKHLFADEMQKEKEIAEIIESFVKTNQAEKVRSK, from the coding sequence ATGATCAAGAAAAATTTAATAGTGTTAATATTTGCTACGCTTAGCATACCGACTTTTGCGCAACAAGACAAAAAAGAGCAAGACGCAAACGCCATAAAAGAAATGTGTGGCTGTTTTGAAGTCACCTTCAATTTTGCGGAAACTTTTAACTATAGTAATGACTCTCTGTACAAACCCTCCAAATCTAAAGTTGACAAAGCCTTAGAATGGGCACAACTTGTAAGCGATGAAGATGGTAAAGTAGTCATTCAACATTTACTGCAGGTTGGTAATCCTGCTAAGCCTATGGTCGTAAAGCACTGGCGCCAAGATTGGTTATATGAGAATACCGATCTATATACCTACAACGGTGATAACCATTGGAACTATGAGAAGAAAAGTGACGCTGATGTCGCTGGCCAATGGACACAAAAAGTATACCAAGTAGATGATAGTCCACGCTATGAGGGTACTGCCACCTGGGTACATGTAGATGGCAAGAGCTTTTGGGAAAACACCACACCCGCTCCACTACCACGTAGAGAATATACTACCAGGGGAGATTACAATATTACCATGCGTGGAAATCGCCATGAAATCACCGAGAACGGATGGGCACATGACCAAGATAATGCTAAGATTATACGCAAGGAGGGAGAAGAAGATGTGGTCCTAGCCAAGGAAAAAGGCTATAATACTTACGTTAAAGTACTGGATGCCAGGTGCCAAGCGGCCGCCGATTGGTGGATGAAAGAACAGGGGAAATGGGCCAGTGTTCGCAATAAATGGGACGAGGTTTTTTCCAGAAATCAAGATTTGGTCCTTGCCGAAAAAGTGGATAATAAGGTCTTGTACAAACATCTCTTCGCAGATGAGATGCAAAAGGAAAAGGAGATCGCTGAGATTATAGAATCTTTTGTAAAAACAAACCAAGCAGAAAAAGTCAGAAGCAAATAA
- a CDS encoding ankyrin repeat domain-containing protein — protein sequence MQSLSKLTCSFLALLCITLGLAQENVFLSRDYWKANPSIDKIEADISEGNDIAQLNGNMFDAVSYALLAETDNSIVKYLLTKKGNEVDKITHDGRTYIFWAAYRNNLDIVKYLVENGAKADVKDSHGYNVINFAARAGITNTTLYDFLLKHKADINDVTNNGANALLLVAPSVLDYATIAYFNMKGLDLESTDDEGNNLFHYAARGGNIELLKKLIEKGLSYNSLNKLGGNAILMASQGADQLKDGLTTFKYLENLGLEANITDKQGRNPLHAIAYKSDDLSLFEYFIEKGVDVNKQDKGGDSPFMNAANSNTLSVVEFLFDYVEDINTKDENGRSALAMAVNRNSADIVKYLLQKGADSKTVDVKGNSLAYYLMNSFNAKKPEVFEAKLKALQKSGLVMTTAQNNGNTLLHLAAKENDLTLLKRLEKFNIGINQRNNDGNTALHLAAMSSHNETILKYLIAQGADKSLKTEFEETVYDLVSENELLREQLNILDYLK from the coding sequence ATGCAGTCACTATCAAAACTTACATGTAGCTTTTTAGCATTGCTATGTATTACCTTAGGCCTTGCTCAAGAAAATGTTTTTCTAAGCAGGGATTATTGGAAAGCCAACCCGTCCATAGATAAAATTGAAGCCGATATTTCCGAAGGGAACGATATAGCCCAGTTAAATGGAAATATGTTCGATGCGGTCTCCTATGCCCTACTTGCAGAAACGGATAATTCCATTGTCAAGTACCTATTAACCAAAAAAGGAAACGAAGTGGATAAAATTACCCACGACGGAAGAACCTATATCTTTTGGGCAGCTTATCGTAATAATCTTGATATTGTAAAGTATTTAGTTGAAAATGGCGCCAAGGCAGATGTAAAGGATAGTCACGGTTATAATGTTATCAATTTTGCTGCAAGAGCTGGCATAACGAATACAACGCTCTATGACTTTTTACTAAAACACAAGGCGGATATCAATGATGTAACGAACAATGGGGCAAACGCGCTTTTATTGGTCGCTCCTTCTGTTTTGGATTATGCTACTATAGCCTATTTCAATATGAAAGGGCTGGATTTAGAAAGTACTGACGATGAAGGAAACAATCTCTTTCACTATGCCGCACGTGGAGGAAATATTGAATTACTGAAAAAATTGATTGAAAAAGGGCTGTCCTACAATTCTTTGAACAAATTAGGTGGTAACGCCATCTTAATGGCAAGCCAAGGTGCAGACCAATTAAAAGACGGATTGACTACTTTCAAATATCTAGAAAATCTAGGCTTAGAGGCCAATATTACAGATAAACAAGGGCGTAATCCTCTACATGCTATAGCCTACAAAAGTGATGACCTTTCTTTGTTCGAGTATTTTATTGAAAAAGGTGTTGATGTTAATAAACAAGACAAAGGCGGTGATTCTCCCTTTATGAACGCGGCTAACAGCAATACCTTAAGCGTAGTAGAATTTTTGTTCGATTACGTGGAAGACATCAATACAAAAGATGAAAATGGACGCTCTGCACTTGCCATGGCCGTAAACAGAAATAGTGCTGATATTGTTAAATATCTGCTGCAAAAAGGAGCAGATAGTAAAACAGTTGATGTCAAGGGAAATTCATTGGCCTACTACCTTATGAATTCTTTTAACGCCAAAAAACCTGAGGTTTTCGAGGCCAAGCTAAAGGCACTTCAAAAAAGCGGTTTGGTCATGACAACCGCACAGAATAATGGGAACACCTTACTCCATTTAGCCGCAAAAGAAAATGACCTAACACTTTTAAAGCGTTTAGAAAAGTTTAATATTGGCATTAATCAAAGAAACAATGATGGCAACACGGCATTGCACCTAGCCGCAATGAGCAGTCATAACGAGACTATTTTAAAATATCTCATTGCCCAAGGCGCGGACAAATCATTGAAAACCGAGTTTGAAGAAACGGTCTATGATCTAGTTAGTGAAAACGAACTTCTAAGAGAACAGCTCAACATTCTAGACTACTTGAAATAA
- a CDS encoding DUF2271 domain-containing protein: MKKLITLLFVLSLFGILGFIQPKETVNYKCMIQLTNYSGEGAYVVVSLLDTEGEYEETLYIQGDDKEWYRDLEEWWKNVYGIKRPDVDAIVGETVTGGQRKMTVLKIPSDKIDAGYKIRFESAVEDQEYYKDDVEFDLTATNLKSKKEGKGFIRYVRMIPQ; this comes from the coding sequence ATGAAAAAGTTAATTACACTTCTATTTGTTTTGTCCTTATTCGGAATCTTAGGTTTTATACAACCTAAAGAGACCGTCAATTATAAATGCATGATTCAACTAACGAATTATTCAGGAGAAGGCGCTTACGTGGTAGTATCATTGTTAGATACTGAAGGTGAATATGAGGAAACCCTTTACATACAAGGGGATGATAAGGAATGGTACCGAGACCTTGAAGAGTGGTGGAAAAACGTATATGGTATCAAAAGACCGGATGTTGATGCTATAGTGGGAGAAACTGTCACTGGTGGTCAACGAAAGATGACAGTTCTAAAAATACCATCGGATAAAATAGACGCCGGATATAAGATACGCTTTGAGTCGGCCGTTGAAGATCAGGAATACTATAAAGATGATGTGGAATTTGATCTTACTGCCACTAACTTAAAATCTAAAAAAGAAGGAAAAGGTTTTATTAGATACGTGCGTATGATACCTCAATAA